A genome region from Gadus chalcogrammus isolate NIFS_2021 chromosome 5, NIFS_Gcha_1.0, whole genome shotgun sequence includes the following:
- the LOC130382221 gene encoding MFS-type transporter SLC18B1-like isoform X1 has translation MLLTHFIIFNTEENQDPTLDMEPTENTALTEHDGPTRSMSRTQIFTLISVASVNFGSMICYSILGPFFPNEAVNKGASQTAIGLIFSCYAFSNIIGALLMGTYIVQIGAKFMLVSGLFVSGGCTIMFGFLDRAPSGTVFIALCFIVRSIDAIGFAAAATSSIALASKVFPNNVATVLGSLEMFTGLGLILGPPLGGWLYQAYGYELPFIVLGCILLLMVPFNIIVMPSCAAEPSENSFLQLLKVPKVLLICFFMFSLSSGLGFLDTTLSLYAIEKFGLTPGYVGLLFLGVSLPYGLSSPVFGFFADKYPTSRRWFLILGGLLSGLCFCFLGPAPFLHITSQLWLLIFMLCVIGFGLGLSLMPSLPEIIAAAHEQGFEDGLSTLGMVSGLFGACWSMGMFYGPMMGGVLTQHLTFEWAATIQGGLSVLAATLLGLYYQYEHLKKRSIAKETGNSFVGEGGNLLA, from the exons ATGCTTTTGACacattttataatttttaaCACGGAAGAAAACCAAGATCCAACGTTGGACATGGAGCCCACAGAAAACACTGCTCTCACAGAACACG ATGGACCAACAAGGAGCATGTCGCGGACACAGATCTTCACATTAATATCCGTGGCTTCTGTCAACTTTGGCTCAATGATCTGCTATTCAATACTTGGCCCGTTCTTCCCCAACGAG GCGGTCAATAAGGGAGCCAGCCAGACGGCCATCGGGCTCATATTCAGCTGTTATGCGTTCAGCAACATCATTGGTGCGCTGCTAATGGGGACATAT ATTGTCCAGATTGGTGCAAAATTCATGCTTGTGTCAGGCCTGTTTGTGTCAGGAGGATGCACTATCATGTTTGG ATTCCTTGACAGAGCTCCCTCGGGGACGGTGTTCATCGCTCTCTGCTTCATTGTGCGGAGCATCGACGCCATTGGCTTCGCTGCTGCCGCAACCTCTTCCATCGCATTGGCATCTAAAGTCTTTCCAAACAATGTAGCGACTGTATTG GGTAGTTTGGAGATGTTCACCGGACTGGGTCTCATTCTGGGGCCTCCTTTAGGAGGCTGGCTGTACCAGGCTTACGGATACGAGCTTCCCTTCATTGTTCTGGGCTGTATCCTACTGCTGATGGTTCCATTCAACATCATCGTCATGCCCAGCTGCG CTGCAGAGCCCTCTGAGAATTCCTTTTTGCAATTGCTGAAAGTACCCAAAGTATTGCTCATCTGCTTCTTCATGTTCAGCTTAAGCTCAGGCCTGGGCTTCCTGGACACTACCTTGTCCCTATACGCGATTGAGAAG tTCGGTCTTACCCCGGGCTATGTGGGCCTCCTCTTCCTGGGGGTCTCCTTACCTTACGGTCTGAGCTCGCCAGTTTTCGGTTTCTTTGCTGATAAATATCCT ACCTCAAGACGTTGGTTCTTGATTCTCGGTGGCCTTCTCTCAGGgctctgtttctgttttcttgGTCCAGCGCCGTTTCTCCACATTACCAG ccagctgtggttgttgatcTTCATGCTGTGCGTGATTGGCTTTGGTTTGGGCCTTAGTCTCATGCCTAGCCTACCAGAGATCATTGCCGCGGCACA TGAACAGGGCTTTGAAGATGGACTTAGCACTCTGGGAATGGTGTCTGGACTCTTTGGGGCCTGTTGGTCCATGGG GATGTTTTATGGACCCATGATGGGTGGCGTTCTCACTCAACATCTAACCTTTGAGTGGGCTGCAACTATCCAAGGAGGGCTTTCAGTTCTGGCT GCCACACTACTTGGATTGTATTATCAATATGAACATTTAAAGAAGCGCAG tATTGCAAAGGAAACCGGAAATAGTTTTGTAGGAGAAGGAGGGAATCTTTTGGCCTAA
- the LOC130382221 gene encoding MFS-type transporter SLC18B1-like isoform X3 has product MLLTHFIIFNTEENQDPTLDMEPTENTALTEHDGPTRSMSRTQIFTLISVASVNFGSMICYSILGPFFPNEAVNKGASQTAIGLIFSCYAFSNIIGALLMGTYIVQIGAKFMLVSGLFVSGGCTIMFGFLDRAPSGTVFIALCFIVRSIDAIGFAAAATSSIALASKVFPNNVATVLGSLEMFTGLGLILGPPLGGWLYQAYGYELPFIVLGCILLLMVPFNIIVMPSCAAEPSENSFLQLLKVPKVLLICFFMFSLSSGLGFLDTTLSLYAIEKFGLTPGYVGLLFLGVSLPYGLSSPVFGFFADKYPTSRRWFLILGGLLSGLCFCFLGPAPFLHITSQLWLLIFMLCVIGFGLGLSLMPSLPEIIAAAHEQGFEDGLSTLGMVSGLFGACWSMGAFLCSK; this is encoded by the exons ATGCTTTTGACacattttataatttttaaCACGGAAGAAAACCAAGATCCAACGTTGGACATGGAGCCCACAGAAAACACTGCTCTCACAGAACACG ATGGACCAACAAGGAGCATGTCGCGGACACAGATCTTCACATTAATATCCGTGGCTTCTGTCAACTTTGGCTCAATGATCTGCTATTCAATACTTGGCCCGTTCTTCCCCAACGAG GCGGTCAATAAGGGAGCCAGCCAGACGGCCATCGGGCTCATATTCAGCTGTTATGCGTTCAGCAACATCATTGGTGCGCTGCTAATGGGGACATAT ATTGTCCAGATTGGTGCAAAATTCATGCTTGTGTCAGGCCTGTTTGTGTCAGGAGGATGCACTATCATGTTTGG ATTCCTTGACAGAGCTCCCTCGGGGACGGTGTTCATCGCTCTCTGCTTCATTGTGCGGAGCATCGACGCCATTGGCTTCGCTGCTGCCGCAACCTCTTCCATCGCATTGGCATCTAAAGTCTTTCCAAACAATGTAGCGACTGTATTG GGTAGTTTGGAGATGTTCACCGGACTGGGTCTCATTCTGGGGCCTCCTTTAGGAGGCTGGCTGTACCAGGCTTACGGATACGAGCTTCCCTTCATTGTTCTGGGCTGTATCCTACTGCTGATGGTTCCATTCAACATCATCGTCATGCCCAGCTGCG CTGCAGAGCCCTCTGAGAATTCCTTTTTGCAATTGCTGAAAGTACCCAAAGTATTGCTCATCTGCTTCTTCATGTTCAGCTTAAGCTCAGGCCTGGGCTTCCTGGACACTACCTTGTCCCTATACGCGATTGAGAAG tTCGGTCTTACCCCGGGCTATGTGGGCCTCCTCTTCCTGGGGGTCTCCTTACCTTACGGTCTGAGCTCGCCAGTTTTCGGTTTCTTTGCTGATAAATATCCT ACCTCAAGACGTTGGTTCTTGATTCTCGGTGGCCTTCTCTCAGGgctctgtttctgttttcttgGTCCAGCGCCGTTTCTCCACATTACCAG ccagctgtggttgttgatcTTCATGCTGTGCGTGATTGGCTTTGGTTTGGGCCTTAGTCTCATGCCTAGCCTACCAGAGATCATTGCCGCGGCACA TGAACAGGGCTTTGAAGATGGACTTAGCACTCTGGGAATGGTGTCTGGACTCTTTGGGGCCTGTTGGTCCATGGG GGCATTTTTGTGCTCAAAATAA
- the LOC130382221 gene encoding MFS-type transporter SLC18B1-like isoform X2, producing the protein MEPTENTALTEHDGPTRSMSRTQIFTLISVASVNFGSMICYSILGPFFPNEAVNKGASQTAIGLIFSCYAFSNIIGALLMGTYIVQIGAKFMLVSGLFVSGGCTIMFGFLDRAPSGTVFIALCFIVRSIDAIGFAAAATSSIALASKVFPNNVATVLGSLEMFTGLGLILGPPLGGWLYQAYGYELPFIVLGCILLLMVPFNIIVMPSCAAEPSENSFLQLLKVPKVLLICFFMFSLSSGLGFLDTTLSLYAIEKFGLTPGYVGLLFLGVSLPYGLSSPVFGFFADKYPTSRRWFLILGGLLSGLCFCFLGPAPFLHITSQLWLLIFMLCVIGFGLGLSLMPSLPEIIAAAHEQGFEDGLSTLGMVSGLFGACWSMGMFYGPMMGGVLTQHLTFEWAATIQGGLSVLAATLLGLYYQYEHLKKRSIAKETGNSFVGEGGNLLA; encoded by the exons ATGGAGCCCACAGAAAACACTGCTCTCACAGAACACG ATGGACCAACAAGGAGCATGTCGCGGACACAGATCTTCACATTAATATCCGTGGCTTCTGTCAACTTTGGCTCAATGATCTGCTATTCAATACTTGGCCCGTTCTTCCCCAACGAG GCGGTCAATAAGGGAGCCAGCCAGACGGCCATCGGGCTCATATTCAGCTGTTATGCGTTCAGCAACATCATTGGTGCGCTGCTAATGGGGACATAT ATTGTCCAGATTGGTGCAAAATTCATGCTTGTGTCAGGCCTGTTTGTGTCAGGAGGATGCACTATCATGTTTGG ATTCCTTGACAGAGCTCCCTCGGGGACGGTGTTCATCGCTCTCTGCTTCATTGTGCGGAGCATCGACGCCATTGGCTTCGCTGCTGCCGCAACCTCTTCCATCGCATTGGCATCTAAAGTCTTTCCAAACAATGTAGCGACTGTATTG GGTAGTTTGGAGATGTTCACCGGACTGGGTCTCATTCTGGGGCCTCCTTTAGGAGGCTGGCTGTACCAGGCTTACGGATACGAGCTTCCCTTCATTGTTCTGGGCTGTATCCTACTGCTGATGGTTCCATTCAACATCATCGTCATGCCCAGCTGCG CTGCAGAGCCCTCTGAGAATTCCTTTTTGCAATTGCTGAAAGTACCCAAAGTATTGCTCATCTGCTTCTTCATGTTCAGCTTAAGCTCAGGCCTGGGCTTCCTGGACACTACCTTGTCCCTATACGCGATTGAGAAG tTCGGTCTTACCCCGGGCTATGTGGGCCTCCTCTTCCTGGGGGTCTCCTTACCTTACGGTCTGAGCTCGCCAGTTTTCGGTTTCTTTGCTGATAAATATCCT ACCTCAAGACGTTGGTTCTTGATTCTCGGTGGCCTTCTCTCAGGgctctgtttctgttttcttgGTCCAGCGCCGTTTCTCCACATTACCAG ccagctgtggttgttgatcTTCATGCTGTGCGTGATTGGCTTTGGTTTGGGCCTTAGTCTCATGCCTAGCCTACCAGAGATCATTGCCGCGGCACA TGAACAGGGCTTTGAAGATGGACTTAGCACTCTGGGAATGGTGTCTGGACTCTTTGGGGCCTGTTGGTCCATGGG GATGTTTTATGGACCCATGATGGGTGGCGTTCTCACTCAACATCTAACCTTTGAGTGGGCTGCAACTATCCAAGGAGGGCTTTCAGTTCTGGCT GCCACACTACTTGGATTGTATTATCAATATGAACATTTAAAGAAGCGCAG tATTGCAAAGGAAACCGGAAATAGTTTTGTAGGAGAAGGAGGGAATCTTTTGGCCTAA
- the LOC130382220 gene encoding MFS-type transporter SLC18B1-like isoform X1, which yields MAADELTELKETEYITEDEPTRSSQGGMSRTQVFTLISVASVNFGSMICYSILAPFFPHEVSFGAALTNTVESQSTFIIVCIYMFHPYKYLEALNTLSNMAFKYQNRLTKITIEKIFELVGLSQASLRFRDPLNNHGSIQTQALQKGASQTVVGLIFGCYALSNFIGSLIMGRYIVQIGAKLMLVSGLFVSGGCTIMFGFLDRAPSGSVFISLCFIVRSVDAMGFAAAFTSSTALASKVFPHNVATILGSLQIFTGLGLILGPPLGGWLYQAAGYELPFLVLGCILLLMVPFNMIVMPSCDADPSEDSFIKLLRLPKVLLLCFFIFTFSSGLGFLDTTLSLFAMDKFHLSPSHVGLIFLAFSLPYCLSSPLLGFFADKYPDVRGWFLVSGGLLMALGFCFLGPAPFFHLPSQLWLTIFMLSVNGFGTGIGITPILPEVITSAYEQGFVNGLGTLGMVSGLFGACWSMGMLYGPMMGGLLTQHLTFEWAAFIQGGLSGLAATLLGFYYLTERLKKPSDAQENGITTPGEETTLLA from the exons ATGGCAGCCGATGAACTCACTGAACTCAAAGAGACAG AGTACATTACTGAAGATGAACCAACAAGGTCTTCGCAGGGGGGGATGTCTCGCACACAGGTCTTCACTTTAATATCCGTGGCTTCTGTCAACTTTGGCTCAATGATCTGCTATTCAATACTTGCACCATTCTTCCCCCACGAGGTGAGCTTTGGAGCTGCACTCACCAACACAGTTGAATCACAATCAACATTCATCATTGTTTGCATCTATATGTTTCACCCATATAAATACCTTGAAGCACTTAACACATTGTCCAACATGGCCTTCAAATATCAAAACAGACTGACTAAAATAACTATTGAAAAAATATTTGAGCTGGTAGGCCTAAGCCAAGCATCCCTTAGGTTCCGAGACCCACTAAATAATCATGGCTCTATCCAAACGCAGGCGTTACAGAAGGGTGCCAGCCAGACTGTGGTCGGTCTCATATTTGGCTGCTATGCGCTCAGCAACTTCATTGGTTCACTGATAATGGGAAGATAT ATTGTCCAGATTGGTGCAAAACTCATGCTTGTGTCAGGCCTGTTTGTGTCAGGAGGATGCACTATCATGTTTGG ATTCCTTGACAGAGCTCCCTCAGGGTCCGTGTTCATCTCCCTCTGCTTCATTGTGAGGAGTGTCGACGCTATGGGCTTCGCTGCGGCCTTCACCTCTTCTACTGCATTGGCATCTAAAGTCTTCCCACACAATGTAGCGACCATTTTG GGTAGTCTGCAGATATTTACCGGACTGGGTCTCATTCTGGGGCCTCCTTTAGGAGGCTGGCTGTACCAGGCCGCTGGATACGAACTTCCTTTCCTTGTTCTGGGCTGTATCCTACTGCTGATGGTGCCATTTAACATGATTGTCATGCCCAGCTGTG ACGCAGACCCTTCTGAGGATTCCTTCATCAAATTACTGAGACTCCCAAAAGTATTGCTGCTATGCTTCTTCATCTTCACCTTTAGCTCAGGGCTGGGATTCCTGGACACAACCTTATCCTTATTCGCGATGGACAAG TTCCATCTCAGCCCCAGCCACGTGGGCCTCATCTTCCTGGCCTTCTCCTTACCTTACTGTCTGAGCTCGCCCCTTCTCGGTTTCTTTGCTGATAAATATCCT GATGTGAGGGGCTGGTTCTTGGTGTCTGGCGGTCTTCTCATGGCACTTGGCTTCTGTTTTCTTGGTCCTGCTCCATTCTTTCACCTGCCCAG CCAGCTGTGGCTGACCATCTTCATGCTGTCTGTGAACGGCTTCGGGACCGGTATTGGTATCACGCCTATTTTACCAGAAGTCATCACCTCTGCATA TGAGCAGGGTTTCGTAAATGGACTTGGCACTCTGGGAATGGTGTCTGGACTGTTTGGGGCCTGTTGGTCCATGGG GATGTTGTATGGACCAATGATGGGGGGCCTCCTCACACAGCATCTAACGTTTGAGTGGGCAGCATTTATCCAAGGAGGGCTCTCAGGTCTGGCT GCCACCCTTCTTGGTTTCTATTATCTCACTGAAAGACTGAAGAAGCCCAG TGATGCACAGGAGAATGGAATAACGACACCAGGAGAAGAAACCACTCTGTTGGCCTGA
- the LOC130382220 gene encoding MFS-type transporter SLC18B1-like isoform X3 has translation MAADELTELKETEYITEDEPTRSSQGGMSRTQVFTLISVASVNFGSMICYSILAPFFPHEALQKGASQTVVGLIFGCYALSNFIGSLIMGRYIVQIGAKLMLVSGLFVSGGCTIMFGFLDRAPSGSVFISLCFIVRSVDAMGFAAAFTSSTALASKVFPHNVATILGSLQIFTGLGLILGPPLGGWLYQAAGYELPFLVLGCILLLMVPFNMIVMPSCDADPSEDSFIKLLRLPKVLLLCFFIFTFSSGLGFLDTTLSLFAMDKFHLSPSHVGLIFLAFSLPYCLSSPLLGFFADKYPDVRGWFLVSGGLLMALGFCFLGPAPFFHLPSQLWLTIFMLSVNGFGTGIGITPILPEVITSAYEQGFVNGLGTLGMVSGLFGACWSMGMLYGPMMGGLLTQHLTFEWAAFIQGGLSGLAATLLGFYYLTERLKKPSDAQENGITTPGEETTLLA, from the exons ATGGCAGCCGATGAACTCACTGAACTCAAAGAGACAG AGTACATTACTGAAGATGAACCAACAAGGTCTTCGCAGGGGGGGATGTCTCGCACACAGGTCTTCACTTTAATATCCGTGGCTTCTGTCAACTTTGGCTCAATGATCTGCTATTCAATACTTGCACCATTCTTCCCCCACGAG GCGTTACAGAAGGGTGCCAGCCAGACTGTGGTCGGTCTCATATTTGGCTGCTATGCGCTCAGCAACTTCATTGGTTCACTGATAATGGGAAGATAT ATTGTCCAGATTGGTGCAAAACTCATGCTTGTGTCAGGCCTGTTTGTGTCAGGAGGATGCACTATCATGTTTGG ATTCCTTGACAGAGCTCCCTCAGGGTCCGTGTTCATCTCCCTCTGCTTCATTGTGAGGAGTGTCGACGCTATGGGCTTCGCTGCGGCCTTCACCTCTTCTACTGCATTGGCATCTAAAGTCTTCCCACACAATGTAGCGACCATTTTG GGTAGTCTGCAGATATTTACCGGACTGGGTCTCATTCTGGGGCCTCCTTTAGGAGGCTGGCTGTACCAGGCCGCTGGATACGAACTTCCTTTCCTTGTTCTGGGCTGTATCCTACTGCTGATGGTGCCATTTAACATGATTGTCATGCCCAGCTGTG ACGCAGACCCTTCTGAGGATTCCTTCATCAAATTACTGAGACTCCCAAAAGTATTGCTGCTATGCTTCTTCATCTTCACCTTTAGCTCAGGGCTGGGATTCCTGGACACAACCTTATCCTTATTCGCGATGGACAAG TTCCATCTCAGCCCCAGCCACGTGGGCCTCATCTTCCTGGCCTTCTCCTTACCTTACTGTCTGAGCTCGCCCCTTCTCGGTTTCTTTGCTGATAAATATCCT GATGTGAGGGGCTGGTTCTTGGTGTCTGGCGGTCTTCTCATGGCACTTGGCTTCTGTTTTCTTGGTCCTGCTCCATTCTTTCACCTGCCCAG CCAGCTGTGGCTGACCATCTTCATGCTGTCTGTGAACGGCTTCGGGACCGGTATTGGTATCACGCCTATTTTACCAGAAGTCATCACCTCTGCATA TGAGCAGGGTTTCGTAAATGGACTTGGCACTCTGGGAATGGTGTCTGGACTGTTTGGGGCCTGTTGGTCCATGGG GATGTTGTATGGACCAATGATGGGGGGCCTCCTCACACAGCATCTAACGTTTGAGTGGGCAGCATTTATCCAAGGAGGGCTCTCAGGTCTGGCT GCCACCCTTCTTGGTTTCTATTATCTCACTGAAAGACTGAAGAAGCCCAG TGATGCACAGGAGAATGGAATAACGACACCAGGAGAAGAAACCACTCTGTTGGCCTGA
- the LOC130382220 gene encoding MFS-type transporter SLC18B1-like isoform X2 encodes MTEYITEDEPTRSSQGGMSRTQVFTLISVASVNFGSMICYSILAPFFPHEVSFGAALTNTVESQSTFIIVCIYMFHPYKYLEALNTLSNMAFKYQNRLTKITIEKIFELVGLSQASLRFRDPLNNHGSIQTQALQKGASQTVVGLIFGCYALSNFIGSLIMGRYIVQIGAKLMLVSGLFVSGGCTIMFGFLDRAPSGSVFISLCFIVRSVDAMGFAAAFTSSTALASKVFPHNVATILGSLQIFTGLGLILGPPLGGWLYQAAGYELPFLVLGCILLLMVPFNMIVMPSCDADPSEDSFIKLLRLPKVLLLCFFIFTFSSGLGFLDTTLSLFAMDKFHLSPSHVGLIFLAFSLPYCLSSPLLGFFADKYPDVRGWFLVSGGLLMALGFCFLGPAPFFHLPSQLWLTIFMLSVNGFGTGIGITPILPEVITSAYEQGFVNGLGTLGMVSGLFGACWSMGMLYGPMMGGLLTQHLTFEWAAFIQGGLSGLAATLLGFYYLTERLKKPSDAQENGITTPGEETTLLA; translated from the exons ATGACAGAGTACATTACTGAAGATGAACCAACAAGGTCTTCGCAGGGGGGGATGTCTCGCACACAGGTCTTCACTTTAATATCCGTGGCTTCTGTCAACTTTGGCTCAATGATCTGCTATTCAATACTTGCACCATTCTTCCCCCACGAGGTGAGCTTTGGAGCTGCACTCACCAACACAGTTGAATCACAATCAACATTCATCATTGTTTGCATCTATATGTTTCACCCATATAAATACCTTGAAGCACTTAACACATTGTCCAACATGGCCTTCAAATATCAAAACAGACTGACTAAAATAACTATTGAAAAAATATTTGAGCTGGTAGGCCTAAGCCAAGCATCCCTTAGGTTCCGAGACCCACTAAATAATCATGGCTCTATCCAAACGCAGGCGTTACAGAAGGGTGCCAGCCAGACTGTGGTCGGTCTCATATTTGGCTGCTATGCGCTCAGCAACTTCATTGGTTCACTGATAATGGGAAGATAT ATTGTCCAGATTGGTGCAAAACTCATGCTTGTGTCAGGCCTGTTTGTGTCAGGAGGATGCACTATCATGTTTGG ATTCCTTGACAGAGCTCCCTCAGGGTCCGTGTTCATCTCCCTCTGCTTCATTGTGAGGAGTGTCGACGCTATGGGCTTCGCTGCGGCCTTCACCTCTTCTACTGCATTGGCATCTAAAGTCTTCCCACACAATGTAGCGACCATTTTG GGTAGTCTGCAGATATTTACCGGACTGGGTCTCATTCTGGGGCCTCCTTTAGGAGGCTGGCTGTACCAGGCCGCTGGATACGAACTTCCTTTCCTTGTTCTGGGCTGTATCCTACTGCTGATGGTGCCATTTAACATGATTGTCATGCCCAGCTGTG ACGCAGACCCTTCTGAGGATTCCTTCATCAAATTACTGAGACTCCCAAAAGTATTGCTGCTATGCTTCTTCATCTTCACCTTTAGCTCAGGGCTGGGATTCCTGGACACAACCTTATCCTTATTCGCGATGGACAAG TTCCATCTCAGCCCCAGCCACGTGGGCCTCATCTTCCTGGCCTTCTCCTTACCTTACTGTCTGAGCTCGCCCCTTCTCGGTTTCTTTGCTGATAAATATCCT GATGTGAGGGGCTGGTTCTTGGTGTCTGGCGGTCTTCTCATGGCACTTGGCTTCTGTTTTCTTGGTCCTGCTCCATTCTTTCACCTGCCCAG CCAGCTGTGGCTGACCATCTTCATGCTGTCTGTGAACGGCTTCGGGACCGGTATTGGTATCACGCCTATTTTACCAGAAGTCATCACCTCTGCATA TGAGCAGGGTTTCGTAAATGGACTTGGCACTCTGGGAATGGTGTCTGGACTGTTTGGGGCCTGTTGGTCCATGGG GATGTTGTATGGACCAATGATGGGGGGCCTCCTCACACAGCATCTAACGTTTGAGTGGGCAGCATTTATCCAAGGAGGGCTCTCAGGTCTGGCT GCCACCCTTCTTGGTTTCTATTATCTCACTGAAAGACTGAAGAAGCCCAG TGATGCACAGGAGAATGGAATAACGACACCAGGAGAAGAAACCACTCTGTTGGCCTGA